A genomic segment from Pangasianodon hypophthalmus isolate fPanHyp1 chromosome 25, fPanHyp1.pri, whole genome shotgun sequence encodes:
- the adgrg7.1 gene encoding adhesion G-protein coupled receptor G7 has protein sequence MAVSGNTTLPNTVPSNATNSSTATTTMVTNTMVTNATSTTLQCQHGGRETNGFCLCPDDFTGKFCELSGFPRATAWCRNETGTFDTPQMLNCGLTLNTIDNDLSNADPGARQKLAFNTQILTSKPDKLTTQNISTAAKIANSLLTNKDSSQDVHLAAVTTVSQLLNASMKQFYNVTADSITSLTQTLQKFSLTQRDEGSRLIQPNIAIQSIKVSRSSEIQMTVFSALNNGNQSNVPSGDSSDTLSANRIKINDTIIPSAQFPVDVQMNVKLKQGTTIGFVLYNNDQFFRSQVFQPSLNIKRRVITGYLGKENVLDFVQFTVRHQNVSSTRLYDFACVFWDYDKKDWSTKGCKKVWSSANRTCKCEGTTNLANFAMLMSFRSNPELIKALGMISLIGCALSVVGLTITMIFQILTRKLRKSSPTVLMVSICVCMIIVYLIFIFGIKNSTLSFSSVVSEENIIPLSDFRQDPDYGPCTAVTVLLHYFLLAAFTWSTLYATHIFLLIKNTISGPPQYFSVLSIVVGWGLPAVVVGISLGITYRINNPLNYRQEALCWLAAVDQNNRFDGMKPMLWGFLLPVAVMLLFNIVVLFYFSYATCKTNPELNSSQVTPLRSKMLGCVSMAVVLGLSWVIGYFMLLETNPNMQTILSYAFCLCNTTQGIQIFVLFTLRTPVFKQKALAVLKLIPAPVLARHKKTFDLWATEEVGPEQSYRSNNFDLYNL, from the exons ATGGCAGTGAGTGGGAACACCACATTGCCCAACACCGTGCCATCAAATGCCACGAacagcagcacagcaacaaccaCCATGGTGACGAACACCATGGTGACGAACGCCACGTCGACGACCCTGCAGTGTCAGCATGGTGGTCGTGAAACGAACGGATTCTGCCTCTGTCCTGATGATTTCACTGGAAAATTCTGCGAGTTAT CCGGATTTCCAAGGGCTACAGCTTGGTGCCGGAATGAAACTGGCACTTTTGATACACCTCAAATGCTGAACTGTGGCCTGACCCTTAATACCATCGATAATGAT ctttcaaATGCTGATCCTGGAGCCAGGCAGAAGTTGGCCTTCAACACCCAAATCCTCACATCCAAACCAGACAAGCTAACCACGCAAAACATCAGCACCGCTGCAAAGATAGCCAACAGTCTGCTCACAAACAAAGACAGCAGTCAG GATGTCCACCTTGCAGCGGTCACCACAGTCAGCCAGCTCCTTAATGCTAGCATGAAGCAGTTCTACAACGTCACTGCTGATTCCATCACCAG TCTCACCCAAACGTTGCAGAAGTTTTCCCTGACGCAGCGTGATGAAGGATCACGGCTCATACAGCCGAACATCGCCATACAGTCAATCAAAGTGTCCCGAAGTTCAGAAATCCAAATGACTGTTTTTTCAG CTTTAAACAATGGAAACCAATCAAATGTACCTTCTGGAGATTCTTCGGACACCTTGTCAGCCAACAGAATAAAGATTAATGACACCATCATTCCTAGTGCCCAGTTCCCCGTTGATGTCCAGATGAACGTCAAGCTTAAACAAG GCACCACTATTGGCTTTGTGCTATACAATAACGATCAGTTCTTCAGATCCCAGGTCTTCCAACCTTCACTGAACATCAAGAGAAGAGTGATCACTGGATACCTGGGAAAAGAAAATGTCCTTGATTTTGTTCAGTTCACTGTGAGGCACCAG AATGTGTCTTCTACGCGCCTCTATGATTTCGCCTGTGTGTTTTGGGACTACGACAAGAAAGACTGGAGTACAAAAGGCTGCAAAAAAGTCTGGAGTTCTGCTAATCGAACCTGCAAATGTGAAGGCACCACAAACTTAGCCAACTTTGCTATGTTGATG AGTTTCCGCTCAAACCCTGAATTAATCAAGGCTTTAGGCATGATCAGTCTAATCGGCTGTGCTCTGTCTGTCGTGGGTTTGACCATCACAATGATATTCCAGATCCTGACCAG AAAGTTGAGAAAATCCAGTCCTACGGTCCTGATGGtcagcatctgtgtgtgtatgatcatCGTCTACCTCATCTTCATCTTTGGCATTAAAAACTCGACCCTCAGCTTCAGCTCTGTTGTTTCAGAAGAGAATATCATTCCTCTGTCTGATTTCCGTCAAGATCCTGACTATGGGCCGTGTACAGCGGTTACCGTTCTCCTCCATTACTTCCTGTTAGCAGCGTTCACCTGGAGCACGCTGTACGCCACACACATCTTCCTCCTGATCAAAAACACCATCTCAGGGCCGCCACAGTACTTCAGTGTCTTATCCATCGTAGTGGGTTGGG GTCTTCCTGCAGTGGTGGTTGGAATCTCGTTAGGAATCACGTACCGGATCAATAACCCCTTAAACTACAGACAGGAGGCGCT ctgttggCTGGCTGCAGTGGATCAGAATAACAGATTTGATGGGATGAAGCCCATGCTGTGGGGTTTCCTGCTGCCTGTCGCTGTAATGCTCCTCTTTAACATCGTAGTACTCTTTTACTTCTCATACGCCACCTGCAAGACCAACCCCGAACtcaacag TTCACAGGTCACTCCTCTACGGAGTAAAATGCTCGGCTGCGTTTCCATGGCCGTGGTTCTCGGCCTGTCCTGGGTCATCGGCTACTTCATGCTCCTGGAAACAAACCCCAACATGCAAACCATCCTCAGCTACGCCTTCTGCCTCTGTAACACCACGCAG ggcATCCAGATCTTCGTGTTGTTCACCTTAAGAACACCCGTCTTTAAACAGAAAGCCCTCGCTGTTCTCAAGCTCATCCCAGCTCCTGTTTTGGCCAGACACAAAAAGACGTTTGATCTGTGGGCCACAGAAGAAGTTGGTCCTGAACAGAGCTACAGATCCAACAACTTTGACCTTTACAATCTGTAG
- the sun2 gene encoding SUN domain-containing protein 2 produces MPSLSESQQGESRRSARLVSNRFYPHDDDTASTSSTGSVGPISYRESSVRVFKRKTGPRKGGGASPNSSSGSNVSKSQSPSTSEFLTARKSSAFRAPSSTVTPLTASAPSTPIQMDPSGFSSGYSSSEEGYGRSGGTYSTTPGSAHTPSEGAMGRRDTLTAPARAFAVLYFWLGVAWYSITSGMSLLDVSLLSRRTAGVRKTLLLLLLLVLLLFGVWYWYPCVTALFARSARAPPVQPRPTTHTQVQPRMDEHDAYASFAALKDELYADLRERETKWLEDRDRDLEDMLKELKLLKQDGEKQKRTNEVLQMDVQDLKIRVRNVDSEHRSLIKEETAGMQNQISDLRLDVSKLQSASEHMSRRMDTQESQNRKLKMELSDWLLQQLSGSVNSERDAVMRPELQRALEDLEKKILDRLGQEREDKERRDVWRTVGETLQEEGVGAVSIADVERIVHRALSLHKADGIGMADYALESSGASVVNTRCSETYHTRSACISLFGFPLWYPSESPRTVIQPELYPGKCWPFRGSEGFLVIALSHPVQITHITLEHLPRVLSPTGHIDSAPKDFAVYGMINEENKEGKLLGTFFYDQDGEPIQTFEVQHSQREVYGLVELRILSNWGHPEYTCVYRFRVHGQPASA; encoded by the exons AGTCGAGGCGTAGTGCGCGGTTGGTGTCGAACAGATTCTACCCGCACGATGATGACACAGCGAGCACCAGCTCTACCGGATCTGTAGGACCAATCTCTTACAGAGAGAGTTCCGTGAG GGTCTTCAAGAGGAAAACAGGACCCCgcaaagggggcggggcttctcCCAACTCCAGCAGTGGCAGCAATGTGAGCAAATCGCAGAGTCCGAGCACCAGCGAGTTCCTCACGG CGAGGAAGAGTTCTGCTTTTCGGGCTCCGAGCAGCACCGTGACCCCTTTGACCGCTTCAGCCCCAAGCACTCCGATTCAGATGGATCCATCGGGTTTCTCCTCAGGATATTCCTCATCAGAGGAAGGATACGGCCGGAGCGGCGGCACGTACAGCACAACCCccg gctCTGCTCACACTCCATCAGAAGGGGCGATGGGACGCCGAGACACACTGACCGCCCCAG CCCGTGCCTTTGCAGTGTTGTATTTCTGGCTTGGCGTGGCGTGGTACAGTATAACGTCTGGAATGTCTCTGCTTGATGTTTCTCTGCTCAGCAg GCGCACGGCAGGTGTGAGGAAGacccttctcctcctccttctcctcgtCCTGTTGCTTTTCG GTGTGTGGTACTGGTACCCGTGTGTTACTGCCCTGTTTGCCCGTTCAGCTCGTGCGCCGCCGGTTCAGCCCCGccccacaacacacacgcaAGTTCAACCTCGTATGGAT gagcaTGATGCCTATGCGAGTTTTGCAGCTCTAAAAGACGAACTCTACGCTGATCTGCGTGAACGAGAGACCAAATGGCTGGAGGACAGAGACAGGGATTTAGAAGACATGCTG AAAGAGCTCAAGTTACTGAAACAAGATGGAGAAAAGCAGAAGCGCACAAATGAG gtgTTGCAAATGGATGTGCAAGACCTAAAAATTCGAGTCAGGAA TGTCGACTCGGAGCATCGCAGTCTGATTAAAGAGGAAACCGCAGGGATGCAGAATCAGATTTCCGATCTGAGACTGGATGTGTCCAAACTTCAGTCAGCCTCTGAACACATGAGTCGCAGAATGGACACCCAGGAATCTCAGAACAggaag TTAAAGATGgagctctctgattggctgctgcagCAGCTGTCTGGTTCCGTTAACTCCGAGCGTGATGCAGTGATGCGTCCTGAGCTGCAGAGGGCGCTGGAGGACCTGGAAAAGAAAATACTGGACAGATTGGGACAGGAGCGGGAGGACAAGGAGAGGAGAGATGTGTGGAGGACAGTGGGAGAGACGCTGCAAGAAGAAGGAGTGGGAGCAGTCAGCatagcg GATGTTGAACGCATCGTGCACAGGGCGCTGAGCCTCCACAAGGCTGATGGGATAGGAATGGCCGACTACGCGCTGGAGTCTTCAG gtgccaGTGTGGTAAACACTCGCTGCTCAGAGACGTATCACACCAGATCAGCCTGTATCAGCCTGTTTGGATTTCCTCTGTGGTATCCTTCTGAAAGCCCTCGCACTGTtatacag CCCGAGCTCTACCCCGGTAAGtgctggccgtttcgtggttcCGAAGGTTTCCTGGTCATCGCTCTGTCTCACCCTGTGCAAATCACTCACATCACCCTGGAGCACCTGCCCCGAGTTCTCTCACCCACCGGACACATCGACAGCGCTCCCAAAGACTTCGCCGTTTAC GGAATGATCAATGAGGAGAACAAGGAAGGGAAACTTCTCGGAACGTTCTTTTACGACCAGGACGGAGAACCCATCCAGACCTTCGAAGTGCAG CACTCTCAGCGGGAGGTGTACGGGCTGGTGGAGTTGAGGATCCTCAGCAATTGGGGTCACCCTGAGTACACCTGTGTGTATCGCTTCAGAGTCCACGGCCAGCCCGCGTCTGCCTAA